A genomic region of Marinobacter sp. NP-4(2019) contains the following coding sequences:
- a CDS encoding IclR family transcriptional regulator yields the protein MSEKDYTVPALYKGLRILEMFDSNCRALSQVEMAERLGVSTNSIYRIVQTLTSMGYLNKIGTNTYALGTQVVSRGFSYLASREIVEVAAPFITRLRDSTSLSSHVGVRDGTEVLYVFRALALQRVSVNVPVGTRFPLHTTAMGRALLMGMDPTELQSLFQGQRLDGYPKPAPQTMPELTALCEKERGQGWTRHYSDHSTALAVPIRNFTGQVIAAINISGPDPVMNAEGVMETLLAELKQTALDVMRQVGGV from the coding sequence TTGAGTGAGAAGGACTACACCGTTCCAGCCTTATACAAGGGGCTGCGCATCTTGGAGATGTTTGACAGTAATTGTCGAGCATTGAGCCAGGTGGAAATGGCTGAACGCCTGGGGGTTAGCACAAACTCGATTTACCGGATCGTGCAGACCCTGACCTCCATGGGGTACCTGAATAAAATCGGGACCAACACCTATGCGCTCGGCACTCAAGTGGTTTCCCGCGGTTTTAGTTATCTCGCCAGTCGTGAGATTGTCGAGGTGGCTGCTCCATTTATTACCCGGCTTCGGGACAGTACTTCGTTGTCTAGCCATGTTGGAGTTCGAGATGGCACTGAAGTGCTTTATGTGTTTCGAGCACTGGCTTTGCAGCGGGTCTCAGTGAACGTACCTGTGGGTACCCGTTTCCCCCTGCATACGACCGCGATGGGAAGGGCGCTCTTGATGGGGATGGATCCTACGGAGTTGCAAAGCCTATTTCAGGGCCAACGGTTGGATGGTTACCCAAAGCCAGCCCCCCAGACAATGCCGGAGCTAACTGCGCTTTGTGAGAAAGAACGCGGACAGGGCTGGACTCGGCATTATTCTGATCATTCAACCGCGCTGGCGGTGCCCATCCGGAACTTTACTGGGCAGGTGATTGCTGCCATCAACATTTCTGGACCGGATCCGGTAATGAATGCCGAAGGAGTGATGGAAACGTTACTTGCGGAGCTGAAGCAAACAGCGTTGGATGTTATGCGCCAGGTGGGTGGAGTTTAG
- a CDS encoding PLP-dependent aminotransferase family protein: MTQEPAKAQQIADKLVSQIEQGDLAAGSRLPSIRSAADTFRVSKNTIIDAYDRLVATGYVRPRRGSGFYVEIARPAHPDIKPEHFTEAVDLISLLREQLNQHYEVRAGDGRLPASWMENADIRRQFKRMGVGNDGDAFEYGNPQGLMELREDISRVLLDRAISAHPDQVLMTFGANHAFDLIIRHYVEAHDPVLVETPGYYPMFGKLRLQRARTIGVPRGPDGLDIEKLEQAIQTYRPRLLFVQPMAHNPTGTSMSLQNMHAVLRIAEQHDLTIIEDDPFGDILPRSTPHLASLDALNRVIYVGTFSKTLSASLRCGYIAASRKLIHSLTDIKMLTVVNGSTAIEGMIHEMIIKGRYRRHMSRLRDRVAKAGAEAVTALGSIGLNQIHPPTGGYYVWCPLPDKVNIMDLNHKASSQGIFLAPGHLFTLTDGDASHALRINIAHARDTRLLEFLRKEVVTSKS; the protein is encoded by the coding sequence ATGACTCAAGAGCCAGCTAAGGCCCAACAGATCGCCGACAAGTTAGTCAGCCAGATCGAGCAGGGAGACCTGGCGGCAGGCTCTCGATTGCCTTCCATTCGCAGTGCGGCAGATACCTTTAGAGTTTCGAAGAACACCATCATCGATGCTTACGACCGCTTGGTAGCTACTGGCTATGTCCGGCCACGGCGGGGCTCTGGCTTCTATGTTGAAATTGCCCGACCAGCTCATCCTGACATCAAACCCGAGCACTTCACCGAAGCGGTTGATCTGATATCCCTCCTCAGGGAGCAGTTGAACCAGCATTACGAAGTAAGAGCCGGGGATGGGCGCCTTCCAGCCAGCTGGATGGAAAATGCGGATATCCGTCGTCAGTTCAAGCGAATGGGGGTGGGAAACGATGGCGATGCATTTGAGTATGGAAACCCTCAAGGCTTAATGGAGCTTCGAGAAGATATATCACGCGTACTGCTGGACCGTGCGATCAGCGCGCATCCCGATCAGGTTCTCATGACATTTGGCGCCAACCATGCCTTTGATCTGATTATTCGACATTATGTTGAAGCACATGACCCCGTCCTTGTAGAAACGCCTGGCTATTACCCGATGTTCGGGAAACTGAGACTCCAGCGTGCCCGCACCATTGGCGTTCCCCGAGGTCCAGACGGACTTGATATTGAAAAGCTGGAGCAGGCCATCCAGACATACCGGCCGCGGCTATTATTCGTGCAACCCATGGCACATAATCCGACAGGCACCTCGATGTCTCTGCAGAACATGCATGCCGTTTTGCGCATTGCTGAACAACACGATTTGACCATTATTGAAGACGACCCATTCGGAGACATCCTGCCCCGTTCCACACCCCATCTAGCGTCACTGGACGCTCTGAACCGCGTAATATATGTCGGCACCTTTTCGAAGACCCTATCGGCCAGCCTACGTTGCGGTTATATAGCCGCCAGCAGAAAACTGATCCACTCTCTGACGGACATTAAAATGTTGACGGTGGTGAATGGTTCAACTGCGATCGAGGGCATGATTCACGAGATGATCATAAAGGGCCGTTACCGGCGCCACATGAGTCGCCTCCGGGACAGGGTTGCGAAGGCGGGAGCCGAGGCAGTGACGGCTTTGGGTAGTATTGGATTGAATCAGATCCATCCTCCCACCGGAGGATACTATGTTTGGTGTCCGCTACCCGATAAGGTCAACATTATGGACCTTAATCACAAGGCTTCCAGTCAAGGCATTTTCCTGGCTCCCGGTCACCTGTTCACTTTAACGGATGGTGACGCCAGCCACGCTCTGCGCATTAACATTGCCCACGCCCGTGACACCCGCCTCCTCGAATTCCTTCGGAAGGAGGTGGTAACTTCAAAAAGCTGA